In Brevibacillus brevis NBRC 100599, a single genomic region encodes these proteins:
- a CDS encoding LuxR C-terminal-related transcriptional regulator, whose amino-acid sequence MLHHSIMLKTKTAMPAVRSNSVHRSRLLQKMDAGLQCRLTALYAPAGYGKTTLLSQWAHQYGGSTVWLSLDEMDNDLIRFWRYIVFTLSESGFAELSERMEPAMKATSHTSIFTFIDSLLNELAATTQPLAIILDDYHVISDETIHNSLAYFLEYLPSHVHLYIASRNTLPFSTVKWNVRHEVCHIEAGQFLFSYQETDSFYRQVHDLPLTETQIEQLVKSTEGWIAGLQLAAISLVNTENHDQFFAGFTGSHRNISEYLFHEVIMRLPEEERSFLLKTSVLARMDAHVCQALTSLPQCQQMLTRLHRQNIFLIPLDDYGTWYRYHHLFADFLLSQLEQTAPGEARKLHRLASESYAERGMMDEAIEHAIAAADYTLAASFLAQHIPVLLQRGEFSSFLRTLDSIPDHANHFSPLFRLIYVFLLVACGFTDRAELALTQLEQSAASLEDSTEHQQFLSGLFFVRANLVFATGDFESWIASSSQLSGELPESPLFYHFNYNTTEPFIRRTRFGLKGMLSDQTEAVGKHFSSILEAHGWKDSLINLYTIQALAEGLYEENRLEESLDHLQRVRLVALQKQIPGLLVPYALTSAKHKLVEGNFVAARKIISETRETVTSWGGSYWLNPLQAFLAHIAIQEGDIALAKTELSKLPPSILNQPSIQRELEVLTYVRLLLAQQQEQEALRILTILKPSSIREELLISQVDIAILQALAHQQCGNKKEALAFLHEALLIGGNNCYVRSFLDEGTAMSHLLHDYQLRLKKRSQQPGPSVPAAYVNQLLSLFPKKMEKRKAPLIEPLTGKEMIILSMLAEGASNKMIADELGNTLGTVKVYLHRIYGKLGVTNRTQALLKAQEISLLENSPVD is encoded by the coding sequence ATGCTCCATCATTCCATTATGCTGAAAACCAAAACAGCTATGCCCGCCGTTCGGTCGAATAGCGTTCACAGGAGCCGACTGCTGCAAAAAATGGACGCTGGTCTACAATGCCGACTAACCGCACTGTACGCCCCAGCCGGTTACGGAAAAACGACCTTGCTCAGTCAATGGGCTCATCAGTACGGCGGTTCCACCGTATGGCTCTCACTCGATGAGATGGATAATGACCTGATTCGCTTTTGGAGATACATCGTATTTACGCTGTCCGAATCTGGATTCGCTGAACTCTCCGAGCGAATGGAACCAGCCATGAAGGCAACCAGTCATACCTCGATCTTTACCTTCATCGATTCTCTGCTCAATGAACTCGCTGCTACGACACAGCCACTTGCTATCATTCTCGATGACTATCACGTAATCTCGGATGAGACGATTCACAACAGCTTGGCTTATTTTTTGGAATATCTCCCGAGTCACGTCCATCTGTACATCGCCAGTCGCAACACGTTGCCTTTTTCTACAGTCAAATGGAACGTACGCCATGAAGTATGTCACATTGAGGCAGGACAATTTCTTTTCAGTTATCAAGAGACAGATAGCTTTTATCGGCAGGTTCACGATTTACCTCTGACCGAAACCCAAATTGAACAGCTAGTGAAAAGTACGGAGGGCTGGATCGCCGGCTTGCAGCTCGCAGCTATTTCACTCGTGAATACGGAGAATCACGATCAATTTTTCGCCGGATTTACTGGATCTCATCGCAATATCTCAGAGTATTTGTTTCATGAGGTAATCATGCGACTTCCGGAAGAGGAGCGCAGCTTCTTGCTCAAAACCTCTGTGCTGGCGAGAATGGACGCTCACGTATGCCAAGCTCTGACCAGCCTGCCCCAGTGCCAACAAATGCTGACCCGCTTGCACCGCCAAAACATTTTTTTAATCCCGCTGGATGATTATGGGACGTGGTATCGATACCATCACTTGTTTGCCGATTTTTTGCTCAGTCAATTGGAGCAGACGGCTCCCGGAGAAGCACGTAAGCTGCATCGGCTAGCCAGTGAGAGCTATGCGGAGCGTGGAATGATGGACGAAGCGATCGAACATGCGATTGCCGCTGCCGATTATACGCTGGCTGCAAGCTTCCTTGCGCAACATATTCCGGTACTGCTCCAACGCGGCGAGTTTTCCAGCTTTCTCAGAACGCTGGACAGCATCCCTGATCACGCGAACCATTTCTCACCACTTTTTCGCCTGATCTATGTGTTCCTCTTGGTTGCTTGCGGTTTTACGGATCGGGCAGAGCTTGCCCTCACCCAATTGGAGCAAAGCGCTGCGAGCCTGGAAGACTCGACGGAGCATCAACAGTTTTTGAGCGGGCTGTTTTTTGTGCGAGCGAATCTAGTGTTTGCAACCGGAGATTTTGAGAGCTGGATTGCCAGTTCCTCACAGTTAAGTGGTGAGCTGCCAGAGAGTCCGTTGTTTTACCATTTTAATTACAACACGACTGAGCCGTTTATTCGCCGTACGCGATTCGGGTTAAAAGGGATGCTGTCTGATCAAACAGAGGCTGTCGGCAAGCATTTTTCCAGCATACTCGAAGCTCATGGCTGGAAGGATTCTCTGATCAACCTGTACACCATTCAGGCGTTGGCGGAGGGGCTGTATGAGGAAAACAGGCTGGAAGAAAGCCTCGATCATCTTCAGCGAGTTCGTTTAGTCGCACTTCAAAAACAAATACCTGGCCTGCTCGTCCCCTATGCGCTGACATCCGCCAAGCACAAGCTAGTGGAGGGGAATTTTGTTGCGGCACGAAAAATCATTTCAGAGACACGGGAGACGGTCACAAGCTGGGGTGGTTCTTATTGGTTAAACCCATTACAAGCATTTCTCGCACACATCGCGATCCAGGAAGGGGACATTGCTTTGGCAAAAACGGAGTTGTCCAAGCTTCCCCCTTCCATTTTGAATCAGCCTAGCATTCAGAGAGAATTAGAGGTTTTGACCTATGTCCGTTTGCTGCTCGCCCAGCAGCAGGAGCAGGAAGCCTTACGTATTTTAACGATCCTAAAGCCATCCAGTATTCGCGAGGAGCTGTTGATCAGCCAAGTAGACATCGCCATTCTGCAAGCGCTCGCCCACCAACAGTGCGGCAACAAAAAAGAAGCACTGGCTTTCCTCCACGAAGCACTCTTGATTGGGGGAAACAACTGCTACGTCCGAAGCTTTCTGGACGAAGGTACGGCGATGTCTCACCTCTTGCACGATTACCAGCTACGCTTGAAAAAACGATCCCAACAGCCAGGTCCGTCCGTACCAGCAGCGTACGTCAACCAGCTACTATCCCTTTTCCCTAAGAAAATGGAGAAAAGAAAAGCTCCTTTGATCGAGCCGCTAACTGGAAAAGAAATGATTATCCTTTCCATGCTGGCCGAAGGAGCATCCAACAAGATGATCGCCGATGAGCTAGGGAATACGCTCGGGACCGTCAAGGTGTATTTGCATCGGATATATGGCAAGCTCGGTGTCACCAATCGCACTCAGGCTCTTCTGAAAGCCCAAGAAATTTCGCTGTTAGAAAATAGCCCTGTTGATTAA
- a CDS encoding SDR family oxidoreductase, translating into MIVVMGATGTIGRALLKRLIELGVPTRALSRTPEKLQMLMGERAESTVEVAAAEASDPESLRTAFTGANQLFLSLSNSPDQVELETAMIRIAAEAGIQHIVKISSPAYDEKAPVAVARWHQEIERTLLESGMKNTVLRPYAFMQNLLRFAPTIQTQHVFFGAMGETACNFIDCRDIADVAAEALTHPEKAGRVYTLTGSEVFSYSQIASKLSELLDRPITYINKDSEALRRDLMEYGNMPEWLASHVVEIQAMSVAIPEKPTDDVWRVLGREPRKLDAFLQEHSEKFR; encoded by the coding sequence ATGATCGTAGTTATGGGAGCGACAGGAACCATAGGACGTGCACTTTTGAAACGATTGATAGAGCTTGGTGTCCCAACTCGGGCATTGAGCAGAACACCGGAAAAACTTCAGATGCTAATGGGAGAACGGGCAGAATCTACGGTGGAAGTCGCAGCAGCGGAAGCTTCTGACCCTGAATCATTGCGCACAGCATTCACAGGTGCGAATCAGCTTTTCCTTTCCCTTTCAAACAGTCCCGATCAGGTCGAGCTGGAAACAGCGATGATTCGCATAGCAGCTGAGGCTGGAATCCAACACATTGTGAAAATATCCAGTCCAGCCTACGACGAAAAGGCGCCAGTCGCCGTAGCGAGATGGCACCAGGAAATCGAGAGAACTTTATTAGAATCGGGTATGAAAAATACTGTGCTTCGACCGTACGCCTTTATGCAGAATCTGCTCCGTTTCGCACCGACAATTCAGACGCAACATGTTTTCTTCGGTGCGATGGGCGAAACAGCCTGCAACTTTATCGATTGCCGGGATATCGCCGATGTTGCCGCAGAGGCATTGACCCATCCCGAAAAAGCAGGTCGTGTATACACACTGACGGGTTCTGAGGTTTTCAGCTATTCGCAAATTGCGAGCAAGCTGTCAGAGCTGCTTGACCGCCCGATAACGTACATCAACAAGGATAGCGAAGCACTCCGACGTGATCTGATGGAGTATGGAAACATGCCGGAGTGGCTCGCCAGTCATGTCGTTGAAATTCAAGCGATGTCAGTAGCGATCCCGGAAAAGCCGACAGACGATGTATGGCGTGTCCTCGGCAGAGAACCTCGCAAGCTGGACGCTTTTCTGCAAGAACATAGTGAAAAGTTCCGTTAA
- a CDS encoding MarR family winged helix-turn-helix transcriptional regulator has product MTNHSNGRKQEDAIPSLVQSQRQIDRYGLDVDAQAILVAARLMEAGAKLGHAAEIHFARFGLSTGRYRLLADLEDNGGEVLPSQLAEHLGVTRATVTGLIDILERDGLVSRRASAKDGRQKSVMLTELGASKLREMAPEHFARLEAMVGLLNTQERSVFLDLLGRVTQGISALTEE; this is encoded by the coding sequence ATGACAAACCATTCAAACGGAAGAAAACAAGAAGATGCGATCCCATCGCTAGTTCAATCGCAACGCCAGATTGACCGGTATGGACTCGATGTTGATGCACAAGCTATACTCGTCGCCGCCAGGCTGATGGAGGCAGGAGCCAAGCTAGGGCATGCGGCCGAAATACATTTTGCCAGATTCGGCTTATCAACGGGACGATATCGGTTGTTGGCAGACCTTGAAGATAACGGAGGGGAAGTACTGCCGTCACAATTGGCAGAGCATCTGGGTGTAACACGTGCAACTGTTACCGGTCTGATCGACATCCTCGAGCGCGACGGCCTAGTCTCACGACGAGCGAGTGCAAAAGATGGCAGGCAAAAATCGGTCATGTTAACGGAGCTCGGGGCTAGTAAGCTGCGTGAAATGGCGCCTGAGCACTTTGCGAGATTGGAAGCGATGGTCGGATTGCTCAATACTCAGGAGCGCAGTGTGTTTCTCGACCTGCTAGGCCGCGTGACACAAGGCATCTCGGCACTGACAGAAGAATAG
- a CDS encoding 3-hydroxyacyl-CoA dehydrogenase, with protein MDMREVVAIVTGGASGLGEAAVRNVVQHGGKVAILDLTVEKGQALANELGRENALFVHTDVISEASVREAIDQAAGTFGTIHAVVNCAGIGLAQKTLSRSGPHPLESFSKVISVNLIGTFNVIRLAVEQMVGNEPNQQGERGVIINTASVAAFEGQVGQVAYSASKGGIVSMTLPLARDLAWYGIRVMAIAPGLFDTPMFDQLPRSEKAALGATVPFPARMGDPKEYAMLVNSILTNPMLNGETIRLDGAIRMAPK; from the coding sequence TTGGATATGCGGGAAGTGGTTGCCATTGTAACGGGTGGTGCTTCCGGTTTGGGAGAAGCCGCTGTGAGGAATGTAGTTCAACACGGGGGAAAAGTAGCCATTCTTGATTTGACGGTAGAGAAGGGGCAAGCGCTGGCGAATGAGTTGGGGCGCGAGAATGCTTTGTTCGTGCATACCGATGTTATTAGTGAGGCGAGTGTAAGGGAGGCCATTGATCAGGCTGCTGGCACATTCGGTACGATTCACGCTGTGGTCAACTGTGCGGGGATTGGTTTGGCACAAAAAACGCTGTCGAGAAGCGGTCCACATCCACTGGAATCCTTCAGCAAAGTCATTTCAGTCAATCTGATCGGTACTTTTAATGTTATTCGGTTGGCGGTGGAGCAAATGGTAGGAAACGAGCCGAACCAACAGGGGGAGCGAGGTGTCATCATTAATACCGCATCGGTGGCGGCTTTTGAAGGACAGGTGGGGCAGGTTGCCTATAGCGCCTCCAAAGGCGGAATTGTAAGTATGACCCTGCCGCTAGCAAGAGATCTGGCTTGGTATGGCATACGCGTGATGGCGATTGCTCCAGGGCTATTTGACACGCCGATGTTCGATCAGCTCCCGCGCTCTGAAAAAGCAGCGTTGGGTGCGACTGTTCCTTTTCCCGCTCGCATGGGTGACCCGAAAGAATACGCGATGCTCGTGAACAGCATCCTCACCAATCCGATGTTGAATGGAGAAACGATCCGGCTGGATGGGGCAATCAGAATGGCACCGAAATAG
- a CDS encoding GNAT family N-acetyltransferase codes for MSPMVFFKKAVPANAEQLTQIATRCFAEDVQKYGEGPAGHDQPDQHILFMQKAHYYTILLDDQIVGGFCLIPVDHEHLELGIIYVDPDKQNLRIGSQTMQFMEAAYPHIKKWTLDTGYEAVRNQHFYEKCGYKKVGETEPNATNGFYKFRYEKRIPK; via the coding sequence ATGAGTCCTATGGTTTTTTTCAAAAAGGCTGTCCCCGCGAACGCGGAACAACTCACCCAAATTGCCACTCGCTGCTTCGCAGAAGACGTCCAAAAGTACGGAGAGGGCCCTGCCGGACATGACCAGCCTGACCAGCATATTTTATTCATGCAAAAGGCCCATTACTATACGATCTTGCTGGATGACCAGATCGTCGGCGGTTTTTGCCTCATTCCAGTCGACCATGAGCATTTGGAGCTGGGGATCATTTATGTCGATCCTGATAAGCAAAACCTGCGTATCGGAAGCCAAACCATGCAGTTCATGGAGGCAGCGTATCCACACATCAAAAAGTGGACGCTCGATACTGGCTATGAAGCGGTGCGCAACCAACACTTCTACGAGAAATGCGGTTACAAAAAGGTCGGCGAGACCGAGCCAAACGCAACAAATGGTTTTTATAAATTCAGGTACGAAAAACGGATACCTAAATAG
- a CDS encoding tripartite tricarboxylate transporter substrate binding protein → MSRREEESLKRYKQWAAVILSLLLAAAVSACGNQGTAELAYPSKQVEYIVPYSAGGGVDLVARAAADYLSKEWGQPIVVVNKAGGGGAVGAEYALKQAKNDGYTALAVNVSNTTMLAAGMKAPPITSEDQVYAARIGKGTLAFAVKADAPWKDFAEFSAWVRANPEQLTWTSVGPAGFSAFGVAEWLDVIGADFAKTRMIVTKGASDSVPKVAGGHAILAVHTVGEIMPMLKAGKVKILAVSGDTRSPFLPDVPTAEEQGIQGLSVFWWTGVSFAKGTPASIIRKWEEAIAKMEKDPAFLQKLSEIHVEPAYAVSEAFTKETQAETTYYLELATKKGIRK, encoded by the coding sequence ATGTCGCGTAGGGAGGAAGAGTCATTGAAAAGGTATAAACAATGGGCGGCTGTCATCCTGTCGTTACTTTTGGCGGCAGCTGTTAGCGCATGTGGAAATCAAGGTACAGCCGAGTTGGCTTATCCATCGAAGCAGGTGGAGTATATCGTGCCGTATTCTGCCGGGGGCGGAGTCGATCTCGTAGCCAGAGCGGCAGCAGATTACTTGAGCAAGGAATGGGGGCAGCCCATCGTCGTCGTCAACAAGGCGGGAGGTGGTGGGGCGGTAGGAGCGGAGTATGCTTTAAAGCAAGCCAAAAACGATGGTTACACAGCGCTTGCTGTCAATGTATCCAATACGACGATGCTCGCTGCCGGGATGAAAGCACCGCCGATTACAAGCGAGGATCAAGTCTATGCAGCCAGGATTGGCAAAGGAACGCTTGCTTTTGCTGTGAAAGCCGACGCACCTTGGAAAGATTTCGCTGAATTTTCCGCGTGGGTTCGTGCGAATCCGGAGCAGTTAACATGGACTTCTGTAGGTCCAGCAGGTTTTTCCGCTTTTGGGGTAGCAGAGTGGTTGGATGTGATTGGGGCTGACTTCGCCAAGACGAGAATGATCGTGACGAAAGGCGCATCCGACTCCGTCCCGAAAGTCGCTGGAGGGCACGCGATTTTGGCGGTGCATACCGTGGGGGAGATCATGCCGATGCTGAAAGCGGGCAAGGTCAAAATCCTCGCCGTATCCGGTGACACGCGAAGTCCGTTCCTGCCTGACGTTCCTACTGCGGAGGAGCAAGGGATTCAAGGCTTGTCGGTTTTCTGGTGGACGGGAGTGTCGTTTGCCAAAGGAACGCCAGCGTCGATTATCCGCAAGTGGGAAGAAGCGATTGCCAAGATGGAAAAAGACCCAGCCTTTTTGCAAAAGCTGAGTGAAATCCATGTGGAGCCGGCATATGCGGTAAGTGAAGCATTTACGAAGGAAACACAGGCAGAAACAACATACTACTTGGAATTGGCGACCAAGAAGGGCATTCGAAAATAA
- a CDS encoding tripartite tricarboxylate transporter permease: MLIIETFQLLLAGFASALTPEHLLMAALGALIGTFVGVLPGLGPTSAIAILLPVTAVLEPTQGMIMLAGIYYGAMYGGSTTAILLNIPGELSSVPTCLDGYPLAKKGRGGPALGISALASFGAGVLGVIGLVFFAPILADQALKFGPPEYFALMILALTLMVSLSGGSLVKSFLMGAFGYTLALVGLGPSSGMPRFDYGVPALVGGFDMISIIIGLFAITEVLKGIDEKRTATLLGKPGSVYPKKEDLRVSAGPMLRGGIIGFFLGLLPGCSAAITSFLAYDMEKKLSKHPEKFGQGAIEGVAAPEAANNATSSAGFIPLFSLGIPSSPPLAILLAGLMIYGLTPGPVLFEQNASFVWTVIASMFVGNAMLLVLNLPMVWVWVKLTRVPYGIMAPIILMFCTIGAYSVRNSMFDVWVAFLFGGLGYVFSKYKWPVVPLVLCFILGPLLEESFIQTMAMGAGDFSIVLFRPLSLTILLAAGALLIISLVLNRRTQQRLKEERDRGVDVA; encoded by the coding sequence GTGCTGATCATCGAGACGTTCCAATTACTACTGGCTGGTTTTGCTTCAGCCCTCACGCCGGAGCATCTGCTCATGGCGGCACTCGGCGCTCTTATTGGCACCTTTGTAGGCGTATTGCCCGGTCTCGGTCCCACTTCTGCCATCGCGATTCTACTTCCGGTGACAGCCGTACTGGAGCCGACACAAGGGATGATCATGCTGGCAGGGATTTATTACGGTGCCATGTACGGCGGTTCGACGACTGCCATTCTGCTCAATATCCCGGGGGAGCTATCGTCAGTCCCCACGTGTTTGGATGGCTATCCGCTCGCGAAAAAAGGGAGAGGTGGGCCAGCATTAGGGATATCCGCACTGGCTTCGTTTGGTGCAGGGGTACTGGGCGTAATCGGCCTCGTCTTTTTCGCACCGATTTTGGCAGATCAAGCCTTAAAATTCGGACCGCCTGAATACTTTGCGCTGATGATTTTGGCTCTCACGCTGATGGTCAGTCTATCAGGAGGATCATTGGTCAAATCGTTTTTGATGGGGGCATTCGGCTATACGCTCGCTCTAGTTGGACTGGGACCCTCTTCGGGCATGCCGCGCTTTGATTACGGCGTGCCCGCATTGGTCGGCGGTTTTGACATGATTAGCATCATTATCGGGTTGTTTGCGATTACGGAAGTCCTCAAAGGGATTGATGAAAAACGCACAGCTACCCTGCTTGGCAAGCCAGGTAGTGTCTACCCGAAAAAGGAAGACTTGAGAGTAAGTGCTGGGCCTATGCTGAGGGGCGGAATTATCGGCTTTTTTCTTGGATTGCTGCCAGGCTGTTCGGCTGCGATCACGTCGTTTTTGGCGTACGATATGGAGAAAAAGCTATCGAAGCATCCCGAGAAGTTTGGTCAGGGAGCGATCGAAGGGGTGGCAGCACCAGAAGCAGCGAATAATGCGACGAGCAGTGCGGGCTTCATCCCGCTGTTTTCGCTCGGGATTCCTTCCTCACCGCCACTGGCGATTTTGTTGGCAGGATTGATGATCTACGGTTTGACGCCAGGCCCTGTTTTGTTTGAACAAAATGCGAGCTTTGTCTGGACGGTCATCGCTTCGATGTTCGTGGGGAATGCGATGCTTCTCGTGCTGAACCTCCCGATGGTATGGGTGTGGGTCAAATTGACGAGGGTACCGTATGGCATCATGGCTCCAATCATCCTGATGTTCTGCACGATTGGGGCATACAGTGTGCGCAACAGCATGTTTGATGTGTGGGTAGCGTTTCTGTTTGGCGGACTTGGGTATGTTTTCTCCAAATATAAATGGCCCGTTGTTCCGCTGGTGTTGTGCTTCATTTTGGGACCGCTTCTGGAAGAATCCTTCATTCAAACGATGGCGATGGGCGCGGGTGATTTCAGTATTGTTTTGTTTCGACCTCTATCGTTGACCATCTTGCTGGCAGCTGGAGCACTCTTGATCATCTCATTGGTGCTGAACCGTCGGACACAGCAAAGGCTGAAAGAAGAGCGTGACCGGGGAGTAGATGTCGCGTAG
- a CDS encoding tripartite tricarboxylate transporter TctB family protein, whose amino-acid sequence MRRPDNQPDFIGALLSMILGVVLSFEAYRLEAFSTSLYVGDHTLPAILGFLFFMLGGVLLVQSFRVTEEASSPNPGPLFPGKRLRLLLCFLFLLLYVWLLGAIGYTMATLFVSFAFFILIGSYRWRTSIVYSVLLTGGLYVVFIYSLHITLPGGDWF is encoded by the coding sequence ATGAGACGCCCGGATAATCAGCCAGATTTTATCGGTGCCCTCCTAAGTATGATTCTTGGAGTCGTCCTATCATTCGAGGCCTATCGTCTGGAGGCATTCTCGACGTCCTTGTACGTGGGGGATCACACGTTGCCTGCTATTCTCGGCTTTTTGTTTTTTATGCTCGGGGGTGTGCTGCTGGTCCAATCATTCCGGGTGACGGAGGAAGCCTCTTCGCCAAATCCCGGACCGCTTTTTCCTGGAAAAAGGCTGCGCCTGCTGCTTTGCTTTTTATTCCTGTTGCTGTATGTCTGGCTGCTCGGTGCGATCGGCTACACAATGGCGACGCTCTTTGTCTCCTTTGCATTTTTTATATTGATCGGCAGCTATCGGTGGCGTACGTCCATCGTGTACTCCGTCCTTTTGACAGGGGGGCTGTATGTGGTGTTCATCTACTCGCTGCATATCACGCTGCCTGGAGGCGATTGGTTTTAG
- a CDS encoding helix-turn-helix domain-containing protein, which yields MISEGKTFGGILRVYRNRANLTLTELSERTGVASGTISKIESDAFTLPNMQHVMKLAKVLDIPLYTAIVPYLYKIKREATLRSLLEAVMQEKNVVLTNKVALQLLNCPKSNTFLSLDYLYQSAGMEGNEELRLALYDVICDYSREHGIPLYLARSLFQRYMIRRENLSQLDQTYVEGKELLHYTSYLHINERILTYYKFSFHALRLGFYSDCIHLCKQGLEIDHSQSEQKAAAILAIIISYFELEDYTLGHFYLERYEMFDYPEVHKHARHIRGKLYGKTGKFDKAIPVLQECLAQQAQDEKIVIANDLLEIYIQVGEEEKIRELFLAEASILPENLTTPNQYNQMGLYFRTKGTFYIQKNEADLGIDSLVESVNYYRAINEIKQADKSLSVLFEFYVSEKKNLPFGILHKLVNVYNGSNHRSKQEV from the coding sequence GTGATTTCAGAGGGAAAGACCTTTGGGGGCATATTACGAGTATATCGAAATAGAGCAAACTTAACACTGACTGAGTTATCAGAAAGAACAGGTGTAGCTTCTGGAACCATTAGTAAGATAGAATCCGATGCCTTTACTTTACCAAATATGCAGCATGTAATGAAGCTGGCAAAAGTACTAGATATTCCACTTTATACAGCGATCGTACCCTATTTATATAAAATTAAGCGCGAAGCGACACTTCGGTCTCTATTAGAGGCTGTGATGCAAGAGAAGAATGTGGTTCTTACCAACAAAGTAGCTTTGCAATTGCTAAATTGTCCCAAAAGCAATACATTTCTTTCTTTAGACTATCTGTATCAAAGCGCGGGAATGGAAGGGAATGAAGAACTGCGCTTGGCTCTTTATGACGTGATTTGTGACTACTCGCGTGAGCATGGAATTCCTTTGTATCTGGCAAGATCGCTTTTCCAACGCTACATGATCCGACGTGAAAATCTAAGCCAATTAGATCAAACCTATGTAGAAGGCAAGGAGCTATTACACTACACGTCCTATCTGCATATCAATGAGCGAATTTTGACCTACTATAAATTTTCCTTCCATGCATTGCGTCTTGGATTCTATTCAGATTGTATTCATCTGTGTAAACAAGGACTTGAAATCGACCATAGTCAGAGTGAACAAAAAGCAGCAGCGATTCTTGCGATTATCATTTCCTATTTTGAGTTAGAAGACTACACATTAGGGCATTTTTATCTGGAGAGATACGAAATGTTCGATTATCCCGAGGTACATAAACATGCCAGACATATTCGGGGGAAACTATACGGAAAGACAGGGAAATTTGATAAAGCCATTCCGGTATTACAAGAGTGTCTTGCGCAACAAGCACAGGATGAAAAAATTGTGATTGCGAATGATTTGCTAGAGATTTATATCCAGGTAGGAGAAGAAGAGAAAATCCGTGAACTATTTTTGGCAGAAGCATCGATCTTGCCAGAGAATTTAACTACTCCGAATCAATACAATCAAATGGGACTGTATTTCCGAACAAAGGGCACCTTTTACATTCAAAAAAACGAAGCAGACTTAGGAATCGATAGTCTTGTGGAGAGCGTGAATTACTATCGCGCAATCAATGAGATAAAACAAGCAGATAAGAGTCTGAGCGTACTTTTTGAATTCTATGTGTCAGAGAAAAAAAATCTTCCTTTTGGTATACTCCATAAATTGGTAAACGTGTATAATGGAAGTAATCATAGATCCAAACAGGAGGTATAG
- the adhP gene encoding alcohol dehydrogenase AdhP produces MKAAVVNEFHQKLEVKEVSIPEVGHGEVLVKIKTCGVCHTDLHAAHGDWPVKPKLPLIPGHEGVGVVEKLGEGVTSLKIGDRVGIPWLFSACGECDYCLTGWETLCMQQLNGGYSADGAYAEYCVAPAAYVARIPDELGDVEAAPILCAGVTTYKALKVANVKPGEWVAIYGIGGLGHVALQYAKAMGYNVVAVDIHKEKLDLAKELGADVTVNGSEVDPVQAIQEQVGGVHGAISVAVTKKAFEQAYKSVRRGGSLVVVGLPNAELPIPIFDTVLNGVTVKGSIVGTRKDMQEALDFAARGKVRAIIETQPLDQINEVLERLEKGQINGRVVLTME; encoded by the coding sequence ATGAAAGCAGCAGTAGTCAATGAGTTCCATCAAAAGCTGGAAGTAAAGGAAGTCTCCATTCCAGAGGTCGGACACGGTGAGGTTCTGGTAAAAATCAAGACGTGTGGTGTCTGCCATACAGACCTGCATGCGGCACATGGGGATTGGCCTGTGAAGCCAAAGCTGCCTTTGATTCCTGGACATGAGGGCGTAGGTGTTGTCGAAAAGCTGGGGGAAGGTGTAACCTCGCTGAAAATTGGTGATCGGGTAGGCATTCCGTGGTTATTCTCCGCTTGCGGCGAATGCGACTACTGCCTGACAGGGTGGGAAACACTGTGCATGCAGCAGTTAAATGGGGGCTATTCCGCAGACGGTGCTTATGCCGAATATTGTGTAGCGCCTGCTGCTTACGTGGCACGCATTCCAGACGAGCTGGGTGATGTGGAAGCAGCGCCGATCCTGTGCGCAGGGGTAACAACGTATAAAGCATTGAAGGTAGCAAACGTGAAGCCGGGTGAGTGGGTGGCGATCTACGGCATCGGCGGCTTGGGGCATGTGGCTCTCCAATATGCCAAGGCGATGGGCTACAACGTCGTAGCTGTCGATATTCACAAGGAGAAGCTGGACTTGGCAAAAGAACTAGGGGCAGATGTGACAGTAAACGGCAGTGAGGTAGATCCGGTACAAGCCATTCAAGAGCAGGTGGGCGGTGTCCACGGGGCGATCAGCGTGGCCGTTACCAAGAAGGCGTTTGAACAAGCCTACAAATCCGTTCGACGTGGCGGCTCTCTCGTCGTTGTTGGCTTGCCGAATGCAGAGCTGCCCATCCCGATTTTTGACACGGTACTGAATGGTGTGACGGTGAAAGGCTCCATTGTGGGGACGCGCAAGGATATGCAAGAAGCACTTGATTTTGCAGCACGCGGCAAGGTTCGCGCGATCATCGAGACGCAGCCGCTGGATCAGATTAACGAAGTGTTGGAGCGTTTGGAAAAAGGTCAAATCAATGGTCGGGTTGTTTTGACGATGGAGTAA